In Lentibacillus amyloliquefaciens, one DNA window encodes the following:
- the htpX gene encoding protease HtpX has translation MAKRLFLFLLTNILVLTTIVIVWSVIISFTDLSGSFTNGGEGLAGINYGSLLVFSLLVGFIGSFLSLAISRIVAKKMMRVKVLDPNEQLTAQERAIVEKVHRLSRAAGLMHMPEVGIYQSREVNAFATGPTKKRSLVAVSSGLLQQMDDDAVEGVIAHEIAHVANGDMVTMTLLQGIVNTFVVFLSRIAAIIVSRLVRSELQTVVHIASIIIFQILFSILGSIVVSAFSRYREYRADRGGADLAGRDKMAHALRSLKNNTGLAQMKDQTDDAAIQTMKINGKSKMVSLFSSHPPIDERIARLERD, from the coding sequence ATGGCAAAACGGCTATTTCTTTTTTTACTGACAAACATTCTCGTATTGACCACGATTGTCATTGTCTGGTCAGTTATTATATCATTCACCGACTTAAGCGGATCATTTACGAATGGTGGTGAAGGACTTGCCGGCATCAACTACGGATCATTATTGGTATTCAGTTTGCTTGTCGGCTTCATCGGCTCATTCCTTTCACTTGCCATATCACGGATCGTTGCCAAGAAAATGATGCGGGTCAAAGTGCTTGATCCAAATGAACAGCTGACCGCACAGGAGCGTGCGATAGTTGAAAAAGTTCACCGGCTGTCCCGGGCAGCAGGTCTGATGCACATGCCTGAAGTCGGTATTTATCAGTCACGCGAAGTAAATGCTTTTGCAACAGGACCTACTAAAAAAAGATCGCTCGTTGCAGTTTCAAGCGGATTATTGCAACAAATGGATGATGACGCGGTTGAAGGTGTCATCGCCCACGAAATCGCGCACGTGGCCAACGGTGATATGGTCACCATGACGCTGCTGCAAGGTATCGTCAATACATTTGTCGTCTTTTTGTCAAGGATTGCAGCCATTATTGTCTCACGGCTTGTGCGATCTGAACTGCAGACTGTCGTGCATATTGCGTCAATCATTATTTTTCAGATCCTTTTCTCAATCCTCGGCAGCATCGTTGTCAGTGCATTTTCAAGGTACCGCGAATACCGTGCTGACCGTGGCGGAGCGGACCTTGCCGGACGCGACAAAATGGCACATGCCTTGCGTTCGCTGAAAAATAACACAGGACTGGCTCAAATGAAGGACCAGACCGATGATGCAGCTATCCAAACGATGAAAATTAATGGAAAGAGCAAAATGGTTTCCCTGTTCTCATCCCACCCGCCGATCGATGAGCGGATTGCGCGATTGGAACGAGATTAA
- a CDS encoding DMT family transporter: MARIYTLLLLVMLMWGLNVSAIKVLVDAIDPLLLTGFRVMTAGVAVLVIASFMGIFRLPRKQEWLIISYIAIFNVMLHHSFVAIGLDLTSGINGSLILGMNPLITAMLAFLILGQRMTWLRVFGFVLGFIGVVITTMMGTGELSGISLGDFIVFLGVVVQGFSFVLISKLNPSLDPRLATGYMLVIGATVILLTSQVLGASVQEMTNLIDWQLGLAFLFSAIMATAFGHMTYNYAIKKTGPAETAIFLNMNTLFAVIGSSIFLNETITLNHVAGFLLILCGVFLGTGALEYLLLKRRKKTRF, translated from the coding sequence ATGGCTCGAATTTATACGCTTCTATTACTGGTCATGCTGATGTGGGGCTTAAATGTTTCAGCGATTAAAGTGCTTGTTGATGCGATTGACCCGTTGCTGTTAACCGGATTCCGGGTAATGACAGCAGGGGTTGCTGTGTTAGTGATCGCTTCTTTCATGGGGATATTCCGTCTGCCGCGCAAGCAGGAGTGGCTGATTATTTCCTACATAGCTATCTTTAATGTCATGTTACACCACTCATTTGTGGCGATTGGTCTGGATTTGACGAGTGGCATCAATGGATCGCTCATTCTGGGGATGAACCCGCTTATCACAGCGATGCTTGCTTTTCTGATTTTGGGCCAGCGCATGACATGGCTGCGCGTGTTTGGGTTTGTGTTAGGTTTTATCGGTGTTGTTATCACAACAATGATGGGTACAGGAGAATTATCAGGTATTTCACTTGGAGATTTCATTGTATTTTTAGGGGTTGTGGTGCAAGGATTCAGCTTTGTTTTGATCAGTAAATTGAACCCGTCATTGGATCCAAGACTGGCGACAGGATACATGCTTGTCATCGGTGCGACTGTTATTTTGCTGACAAGTCAAGTACTTGGAGCAAGCGTTCAAGAGATGACGAATTTGATTGACTGGCAGCTGGGCTTGGCTTTTCTCTTCAGTGCTATAATGGCCACAGCATTCGGGCATATGACGTACAATTATGCGATAAAAAAGACCGGTCCTGCCGAGACAGCGATTTTTCTCAATATGAATACACTATTTGCTGTCATTGGCTCGTCGATATTCTTAAATGAAACAATCACGCTGAATCATGTAGCCGGCTTTCTGCTCATATTATGCGGGGTTTTTCTCGGGACCGGCGCTCTGGAATACCTGTTGCTAAAACGAAGGAAGAAGACGCGTTTTTAA
- a CDS encoding vWA domain-containing protein codes for MFRFRETNFDTQLYLQLQDLASVLSEIPELKFDYAYGSAIDNEHYKITASANWGIGNPKAREAGFKTDILLRTVGTLHHSDIPAMQRFMEDMSESQLPKFAGQLFTLFENIRLEEIVKKQRPGIANLFAVRRSYLSRFFTQQLEANVTRSLSLDELYCLTFLLTQAKTPDPSFSAATERQAKQLKELKPMIFQLFEAGSTRDIARITEQIVFRLESDYTDMMHAYFVFPVANLADYTEQNAFDELTRTDPLANESLEEGVSEEDSETFEQQFSTWHGENENADRKQNFMQFELEQGTRSSLVGEGARETEEGDQARVGIQGTSGDSDQNDFSNMQAMEKRQDSQHDESAGGGYGRENQHAVKVTENAEKPSAEDEELYRQYAEEIAPYQRRLSKTIEKMLEHKRQTPRGNLTSGRLSKNLIPAVTEDYPRLFYKKDEESKEMDAAFTLLVDCSASMMNKMEETKKSVILFHEVLKDLKIPHAIIGFWEEATGVKEQYQPNYFHKIHSFNHSLYENNGAGIMQLEAQEDNRDGYSIRVAAEELEVRSEKNRFLLVFSDGEPAASNYTENGIVDTNMAVSETRKKGIDVVGLFLAEGDISEQEDELMQSIYGRERVMVPSIAELPDHFAPLLKKLLLKVM; via the coding sequence ATGTTCCGATTTCGCGAAACCAATTTCGACACCCAACTGTACCTGCAGCTGCAGGATCTGGCGTCAGTCCTGTCAGAAATTCCTGAATTGAAATTTGACTATGCCTATGGGTCAGCGATTGATAACGAACATTATAAAATAACCGCAAGTGCCAATTGGGGAATCGGCAACCCTAAAGCAAGAGAAGCGGGTTTCAAGACGGACATCCTGCTGCGGACGGTCGGAACGCTGCATCATTCTGATATTCCGGCAATGCAGCGTTTTATGGAAGATATGTCCGAATCGCAGCTCCCCAAGTTTGCCGGTCAGTTATTTACGTTGTTTGAGAATATCCGGCTTGAGGAAATCGTCAAAAAGCAGCGTCCCGGAATAGCAAACTTATTTGCTGTTCGCAGAAGCTATTTAAGCCGGTTTTTCACCCAACAGCTTGAGGCGAATGTGACACGAAGTCTTTCCCTTGATGAGTTGTACTGTCTAACTTTTTTGCTGACACAAGCTAAGACACCTGATCCTTCTTTTTCCGCGGCCACTGAAAGACAGGCTAAGCAGCTAAAGGAACTGAAACCCATGATTTTCCAATTGTTTGAAGCCGGCAGCACACGTGATATCGCCCGAATTACCGAACAAATTGTCTTTCGGCTGGAATCCGATTATACCGACATGATGCACGCGTATTTCGTATTTCCAGTCGCCAATCTTGCTGACTATACAGAACAAAATGCATTTGATGAGCTGACACGCACTGATCCGCTGGCCAACGAGAGCCTTGAAGAAGGCGTCAGCGAAGAAGACAGCGAAACATTCGAACAGCAATTTTCCACGTGGCACGGCGAAAACGAAAATGCCGACCGAAAGCAAAATTTCATGCAGTTTGAATTGGAACAGGGAACGCGTTCAAGTCTGGTGGGTGAAGGCGCGCGCGAAACAGAGGAAGGCGACCAGGCTCGTGTAGGTATTCAAGGCACATCCGGCGACAGTGATCAGAATGACTTTTCCAATATGCAAGCGATGGAGAAACGCCAGGACAGCCAGCATGACGAATCGGCAGGCGGTGGTTATGGCCGGGAAAACCAGCACGCTGTAAAAGTGACTGAAAACGCTGAAAAACCATCTGCAGAAGATGAAGAACTGTACCGGCAATACGCAGAGGAAATCGCTCCCTATCAGCGCCGGCTCTCGAAAACAATTGAGAAAATGCTGGAACATAAGCGGCAGACACCCCGCGGCAATTTGACCAGCGGACGACTGTCTAAAAATTTAATTCCGGCGGTGACCGAAGACTATCCGCGGCTTTTCTACAAAAAAGATGAGGAATCAAAAGAAATGGATGCCGCTTTTACATTGCTCGTGGATTGTTCAGCCTCGATGATGAATAAGATGGAAGAAACGAAAAAAAGCGTTATCCTGTTTCATGAAGTGCTTAAAGACTTGAAAATCCCGCATGCCATCATTGGTTTCTGGGAAGAAGCAACAGGTGTAAAAGAACAATATCAGCCCAATTATTTTCATAAAATCCATTCCTTTAACCATTCACTTTACGAGAACAATGGCGCTGGCATCATGCAGTTAGAAGCTCAGGAAGACAACCGTGACGGCTACAGCATACGTGTTGCCGCTGAAGAACTCGAAGTCCGCAGTGAAAAGAACCGCTTCCTGCTTGTCTTCTCAGACGGCGAACCGGCTGCATCCAATTACACTGAAAATGGCATCGTTGACACAAACATGGCCGTGTCCGAAACCCGCAAAAAAGGCATTGATGTTGTCGGCTTATTTCTGGCTGAAGGCGATATCAGTGAACAGGAAGACGAACTCATGCAGAGTATTTATGGCCGCGAGCGTGTGATGGTTCCAAGCATTGCCGAGTTGCCGGATCATTTCGCCCCGCTTTTGAAAAAATTGCTGTTGAAAGTGATGTGA
- a CDS encoding ATP-binding protein, whose amino-acid sequence MTQYNELPESIRHLIDNNRNTNQNSAFKDLIREGGYVPPEEDLLTDAITALSMGKNVLLKGPTGSGKTRFAETLSNLFNQPMFNVNCSVDLDAESLMGFKTLDYDGDKQIIDFVPGPVTNAMKNGTFLYIDEINMAKPETLPLINGVLDYRRTITNPFTEEIITAGEGFGVIAAINEGYVGTVPLNEALKNRFVVIDIPYLQGELLKKLIQDTSRLDEERTTDLFVQLSGDLIQAVTQGKLAEDAASIRALIDACDLSAMIPPKRAIQRAIADKLDEDREKEFVMTIAETLFG is encoded by the coding sequence ATGACACAGTATAATGAACTGCCTGAATCAATCAGGCATTTAATAGATAATAATCGAAATACCAATCAAAACAGTGCATTCAAGGATCTCATTCGTGAAGGCGGATACGTCCCGCCTGAAGAGGATTTATTGACGGACGCCATCACAGCTTTAAGCATGGGGAAAAATGTGCTGCTGAAAGGTCCGACCGGTTCAGGTAAAACACGGTTTGCCGAGACGCTATCCAATTTGTTCAACCAGCCGATGTTCAATGTGAATTGTTCAGTCGACCTGGACGCAGAAAGCCTGATGGGTTTTAAAACACTCGACTATGACGGTGACAAACAAATAATTGATTTTGTTCCCGGCCCTGTCACAAATGCGATGAAAAACGGAACCTTCCTTTATATTGATGAAATTAATATGGCCAAGCCGGAGACACTGCCGCTCATCAACGGCGTACTGGACTACCGCCGCACCATCACCAATCCGTTTACCGAAGAAATCATCACAGCTGGAGAAGGCTTTGGTGTGATTGCTGCAATCAATGAAGGCTATGTCGGGACAGTCCCGCTTAATGAAGCGTTGAAAAATCGCTTTGTCGTGATAGATATCCCTTACCTGCAGGGTGAGCTATTGAAAAAACTGATTCAGGACACCAGCCGCTTGGATGAAGAACGGACAACTGATTTGTTTGTGCAGCTCTCCGGTGATCTGATTCAAGCGGTCACCCAAGGCAAGCTGGCGGAAGATGCCGCTTCCATCCGTGCTTTAATTGACGCCTGTGACTTGAGTGCGATGATCCCGCCAAAACGAGCCATCCAACGCGCCATCGCCGATAAACTCGACGAAGACCGGGAAAAGGAATTCGTCATGACCATAGCTGAGACACTATTTGGATAA
- a CDS encoding S8 family serine peptidase, with the protein MFKKVSLVLFVFLLAFSHFFHVSAAEITEKTLQENTAKKNHSESQTLKETTDPDEKVRVIVELQEDAPIEKATEKGVTFKSLKPTEKEELQNQAKQAQETVKNEMSTEQIEADYLQEFSTVVNGFSAEVKQGDIESIKKISNVDKVHTVNKYKRPEATPDMKYSKELVQAQQSWRDYGYKGEGMTVGVIDTGIDPSHRDMVLSDETEPAHTEESVQEAVENEDLPGEFYTEKVPYGYNYMDENDEIVDNAAGASMHGMHVAGTVGANGDEENGGIMGIAPEAQLLALKVFGNDPEVEYTYGDIYVKAMDDSIKLGVDALNLSLGSPAGFVNADAPEQQAVKRAVDNGVLVSISAGNSNKFADGFYYPLASNPDYGVNGSPGIAEHSLQVASYENTYMDVDAVDYTIDGTEESAPFLSASSTHPSDYVQKSFEVADVGLGYPEDFEGKDVQGKYALIQRGELAFTEKTLNAQEAGAEGAIIYNNVDGIVNMATDASIEIPQLFMLKNDGDKLAAALQDGQDVTLNFNDGTATISNPDAGKMSTFTSWGLTPNLDFKPEITAPGGQILSTLNNDEYGLMSGTSMAAPHVSGGGALVMQQLDEEFGLEGTGRVSMAKNMMMNTSELVEFEGSYVSPAGRVRVRCSFMLPCLHRQW; encoded by the coding sequence ATGTTTAAAAAAGTTTCACTCGTTTTATTCGTATTTTTGCTGGCATTCAGTCATTTCTTTCATGTGAGTGCCGCAGAAATCACGGAAAAGACTCTTCAGGAGAATACAGCGAAAAAGAATCATTCGGAATCGCAAACACTCAAGGAAACGACGGATCCTGATGAAAAAGTCAGGGTTATTGTCGAACTGCAGGAGGATGCACCGATAGAGAAAGCAACTGAAAAAGGTGTAACGTTTAAAAGTCTGAAACCGACTGAAAAGGAAGAGCTGCAAAACCAGGCAAAACAGGCACAAGAGACAGTTAAAAACGAGATGAGTACGGAACAGATCGAGGCGGACTACCTCCAGGAATTCTCGACAGTTGTGAATGGTTTCAGTGCCGAGGTCAAACAGGGCGATATTGAATCTATTAAGAAGATTTCCAACGTTGACAAGGTACATACCGTGAATAAGTATAAACGTCCCGAGGCAACACCGGATATGAAATACAGCAAGGAATTGGTCCAAGCACAACAATCATGGCGGGATTATGGCTACAAAGGCGAAGGAATGACAGTCGGTGTTATTGATACCGGCATTGATCCGTCCCACCGCGATATGGTGCTGTCAGACGAAACGGAACCGGCCCACACTGAAGAATCGGTACAGGAAGCGGTTGAAAATGAAGATTTGCCGGGCGAATTTTATACAGAGAAAGTGCCATATGGATACAACTATATGGATGAAAATGATGAAATCGTTGATAATGCTGCGGGTGCTTCGATGCACGGCATGCATGTTGCCGGAACAGTCGGTGCAAATGGGGATGAAGAAAATGGCGGCATCATGGGCATCGCTCCTGAAGCACAGCTGTTGGCGTTAAAAGTTTTTGGCAACGACCCGGAAGTCGAGTACACCTATGGCGATATCTATGTTAAGGCAATGGACGACTCTATTAAACTCGGAGTCGATGCATTGAACCTGAGCCTTGGCTCTCCGGCAGGTTTTGTGAATGCTGATGCGCCTGAACAGCAAGCGGTCAAGCGTGCTGTTGATAATGGTGTGCTGGTGTCGATTTCCGCCGGCAACTCAAATAAATTTGCCGATGGGTTCTATTATCCGCTTGCCTCGAACCCGGATTACGGTGTGAATGGTTCACCGGGTATAGCGGAACATTCACTGCAAGTGGCTTCATACGAAAACACATATATGGATGTTGACGCAGTGGACTATACGATTGATGGAACAGAGGAAAGTGCGCCATTTCTTTCAGCAAGCAGCACACACCCATCCGATTATGTGCAAAAGTCCTTTGAAGTGGCAGATGTCGGACTTGGGTATCCGGAAGATTTTGAAGGCAAGGATGTACAGGGGAAATACGCTTTAATTCAGCGCGGCGAACTGGCGTTTACTGAGAAAACTTTGAATGCGCAGGAGGCTGGAGCTGAAGGGGCGATCATCTACAATAATGTGGATGGCATTGTCAATATGGCGACCGATGCCTCAATTGAAATTCCGCAGTTGTTCATGCTGAAAAATGACGGGGACAAGCTTGCCGCTGCCCTGCAGGATGGACAAGATGTCACCTTGAATTTCAATGACGGAACAGCAACCATCAGTAATCCGGATGCCGGAAAAATGAGTACGTTTACATCCTGGGGGCTGACACCGAATCTGGACTTTAAGCCGGAAATCACGGCTCCGGGCGGACAAATTTTGTCAACGCTGAATAATGATGAATACGGCTTGATGAGCGGCACATCCATGGCAGCACCGCATGTGTCGGGCGGTGGAGCACTTGTCATGCAGCAGCTTGATGAAGAATTTGGCCTTGAGGGTACAGGTCGTGTATCGATGGCAAAAAATATGATGATGAATACGAGTGAGTTAGTGGAATTTGAAGGTTCTTATGTATCACCCGCCGGCAGGGTGCGGGTCAGATGCAGCTTCATGCTGCCATGTCTTCACCGGCAGTGGTGA